A stretch of Camelina sativa cultivar DH55 chromosome 18, Cs, whole genome shotgun sequence DNA encodes these proteins:
- the LOC104762313 gene encoding APO protein 3, mitochondrial — protein MQRRKLMQISVSVIRKSHYSTPVKSLTTNHDVPVVVVDDDDPLYADVPKPRKDKSERKPYPTPMKELIRRAKEEKQLRKLQPCRVLEDPPDNGLLVPELVHVAHSVHRCRNSLLSGLSKIIHHVPVHRCRCCSEVHIGKEGHEIRTCTGPGSGSRSATHVWKRGRVSDVVLFPKSFHLYDRAVKPRVIHDERFTVPKISAVLELCIQAGVDLEKFPSKRRSKPVYSIEGRIVDFEKVSDGNIETAVTSTVELLQEDDRCKVEEKKSLKELSIETMESWFEMVLGVRKLMERYKVWTCGYCPEIQVGPKGHKVRMCKATKHQMRDGMHAWQEATIDDVVGPNYVWHVRDPTDGSVLDNSLTRFYGKAPAVVEMCVQGGAPVPDQYKSMMRLDVVYPQRDEVDLVA, from the exons ATGCAGAGAAGAAAGCTAATGCAAATCTCAGTCTCCGTAATCAGAAAATCTCATTATTCAACTCCCGTTAAATCTCTAACCACCAATCACGACGTTCCAGTTGTCGTTGTTGATGATGACGATCCTCTCTACGCCGACGTACCCAAGCCACGGAAGGATAAATCAGAGAGGAAGCCGTATCCGACTCCGATGAAAGAGTTGATTCGTCGCGCGAAAGAAGAGAAGCAACTGAGAAAACTACAACCATGTCGAGTTCTGGAAGATCCGCCGGATAACGGTTTACTTGTTCCGGAACTTGTCCACGTGGCTCATTCTGTTCACCGATGCCGCAACTCTTTGCTCTCCGGCCTCTCTAAAATCATTCACCATGTTCCTGTTCATCGCTGCAG ATGCTGCTCTGAGGTTCATATTGGCAAGGAAGGTCATGAAATCAGGACTTGTACAGGTCCTGGTAGTGGTTCAAGAAGTGCGACTCATGTCTGGAAAAGAGGAAGAGTGAGCGATGTTGTCTTGTTCCCAAAAAGTTTTCACCTTTATGACCGTGCTGTCAAACCGAGAGTTATACACGACGAGAGATTTACCGTCCCTAAGATCTCTGCGGTTCTCGAGCTATGTATACAGGCTGGTGTAGACCTTGAGAAGTTCCCATCAAAGCGAAGATCGAAACCTGTGTACAGCATCGAAGGACGGATTGTAGATTTTGAGAAAGTCAGTGATGGAAATATAGAGACTGCAGTTACTTCTACTGTTGAGCTTTTACAAGAAGATGATCGTTGCAAggttgaggagaagaagagcttgAAGGAATTAAGCATTGAGACGATGGAGTCATGGTTTGAAATGGTTTTGGGGGTCAGGAAACTGATGGAGAGATACAAAGTGTGGACTTGTGGGTATTGTCCAGAGATTCAGGTTGGTCCAAAGGGACACAAAGTGAGGATGTGTAAAGCGACAAAGCATCAGATGCGAGACGGAATGCATGCGTGGCAAGAAGCTACTATTGATGATGTGGTTGGTCCAAACTATGTGTGGCATGTTAGGGATCCTACTGATGGTTCTGTTCTTGATAATAGCTTGACGAGGTTCTACGGCAAGGCTCCTGCGGTTGTGGAGATGTGTGTTCAAGGTGGTGCACCGGTACCTGATCAGTACAAGAGTATGATGAGGCTTGATGTGGTTTACCCTCAACGCGATGAGGTCGATCTAGTCGCTTGA
- the LOC104762314 gene encoding protein FLX-like 4, producing MSSRERIGSKHHSRVSQGMSTSGSSLSRHHETISSASDPRHLRDQRISLPDILENKIAAQAAEIDRLSSDNRKLASSYVALKEDLTVADREVQGLRAHIRKTETDTEIQIRATLEKIAKMEGMIKNRENIRREVQLAHIEAHRLAREREELASQVKLVVKELKKVCLEAEGLEASSQELERLKEEHQRLRKDFEEEKSGNVEKLEQLKEMERKIIGAVKTIEKLRSEIATARSKDV from the exons ATGTCTTCAAGGGAGAGGATAGGTTCAAAGCATCATAGCAGAGTGAGCCAAGGCATGTCAACTAGTGGGTCATCATTATCAAGGCACCATGAGACCATCTCTTCGGCTTCGGATCCGCGTCATCTTCGAGACCAACGGATCTCTCTTCCCGATATTCTAGAGAACAAGATTGCAGCTCAAGCTGCTGAGATAGACCGGCTCTCAAGTGACAACCGGAAACTAGCTTCAAGCTACGTAGCTCTCAAGGAAGACTTAACCGTGGCTGACCGTGAAGTCCAGGGGCTAAGAGCTCACATCAGAAAGACGGAAACAGACACCGAGATTCAGATCCGGGCGACTCTTGAGAAAATAGCTAAAATGGAGGGTATGATCAAGAACAGAGAGAATATAAGGAGGGAGGTGCAATTAGCTCACATTGAAGCTCATCGGTTGGCCAGAGAACGCGAAGAGCTTGCTTCACAGGTGAAGTTGGTGGTAAAGGAGTTGAAGAAGGTTTGTCTTGAGGCAGAGGGTTTAGAGGCGTCGAGCCAAGAGCTTGAGCGGTTGAAAGAGGAGCACCAGAGATTACG GAAAGATTTTGAGGAAGAGAAGAGTGGGAACGTAGAGAAACTTGAGCAATTGAAAGAGATGGAGAGGAAAATAATCGGAGCTGTTAAAACGATTGAGAAGCTGCGAAGTGAAATCGCAACCGCAAGGAGCAAAGACGTCTGA